A single window of Chloracidobacterium sp. DNA harbors:
- a CDS encoding rod shape-determining protein, whose product MLKISSLKKLVTDSMAIDLGTSSTIIAVKGRGVVVDEPSLVAINEMTDEIVAFGLEAAEMSGREGRDVIVKAPLVGGVVADFERTKKMLAHFVKKAKTGGSNISLQAVMSMVSDVTHVEQRALHNAADEAGIKRVYMMEEGLAAAFGAGILPTDKRAAAIVDIGAGTTNIAIIAKGSVVHSTSERYGSQEINESLATHLRRHRGLQVGEETTEQLKTNFSSAFLPDDISRAMEVRGRDVQTGSPAAVEVTAGEMYAIVEGIVRRIALRVKDTLTELRPEVAADIYDRGVILTGGGALLDGIDQYLRGFINLPVSIADEPRYAIVKGLVKMFEDEKLLERVARNELSVLQSAEIPFEV is encoded by the coding sequence ATGTTGAAGATCTCATCTCTAAAAAAACTTGTCACTGATTCTATGGCGATCGATCTTGGTACCTCGAGCACCATTATCGCCGTCAAGGGTCGCGGTGTGGTTGTCGATGAACCCTCGCTCGTCGCGATAAACGAGATGACGGATGAGATCGTCGCATTTGGACTCGAAGCAGCCGAAATGTCCGGGCGCGAGGGGCGGGACGTGATCGTCAAAGCTCCGCTGGTCGGCGGCGTCGTTGCCGATTTTGAACGGACCAAGAAGATGCTCGCCCACTTTGTCAAAAAAGCGAAGACCGGCGGATCGAATATCTCGCTCCAGGCAGTGATGAGTATGGTCTCGGACGTTACGCACGTCGAACAAAGGGCTCTGCACAATGCGGCCGACGAGGCCGGGATAAAAAGGGTCTATATGATGGAAGAGGGCCTCGCAGCGGCATTTGGCGCGGGCATACTTCCGACTGACAAGCGAGCGGCGGCGATCGTCGACATCGGAGCGGGCACGACAAACATAGCGATCATCGCTAAAGGTTCCGTCGTGCATTCGACGTCCGAACGCTATGGCAGTCAGGAGATCAATGAGAGTCTGGCGACACATCTAAGGCGACATCGCGGATTGCAGGTCGGCGAGGAAACGACCGAGCAGCTTAAGACCAATTTCTCATCGGCTTTCTTGCCTGACGATATTTCAAGGGCAATGGAAGTTCGTGGACGCGACGTGCAGACCGGCAGTCCGGCGGCGGTCGAGGTGACGGCGGGTGAGATGTACGCGATCGTCGAGGGGATAGTCCGCCGTATCGCACTTCGCGTCAAGGATACTCTGACGGAACTACGGCCCGAGGTGGCGGCCGACATCTACGATCGCGGAGTGATCCTCACGGGCGGCGGAGCTCTACTCGATGGGATCGATCAGTATCTTAGAGGGTTTATTAATCTGCCGGTAAGCATCGCCGACGAACCGCGATACGCGATCGTCAAGGGACTTGTGAAAATGTTTGAGGACGAAAAACTGCTCGAACGCGTCGCCCGCAATGAGCTTAGCGTTTTACAGAGCGCTGAGATCCCATTTGAAGTTTAG